CCGCGCGCAACAGCTGCCAGACGGTCTGATTCCTTCACACGCAGCTCGTCGAGGCCGTCCATGACGGTTTCGCCTTCGGCAAAAGAAGCCGCAATCGCCAGAACCGGATATTCATCGATCATCGATGGTGCGCGTTCCGGAGGAACCGTGACACCCTTGAGCTTCGATGACTTAACGCGCAGATCGGCAACATCTTCACCGCCAGCAAGGCGTGGATCGATGATTTCGATGTCTGCGCCCATTTCCTGCAATGTCAGGATAAGGCCGGTGCGGGTCGGGTTCATCAGCACGTTACGGATGGTGACATCCGAACCTTCGACCAGCAGAGCCGCAACCAGCGGGAAGGCGGTCGAGGATGGATCACCCGGTACGTCAATGGTTTGGCCCGTAAGCTTGCCCTGCCCGACGATGCGAATGTGACGCACGCCATCCTTGTCGGTTTCGACGGTGAGATCGGCACCGAAGCCCTGCAGCATCTTTTCGGTGTGATCGCGCGTCATGACAGGTTCAATGACGGTTGTGACACCTGGCGTATTGAGACCGGCGAGCAGAACTGCCGACTTCACCTGAGCAGATGCCATAGGCACGCGATAGCTGATCGGGTTTGCAGTCTTTGGGCCGGTCAATGTCAGCGGCAGACGGTCGCCTTCTGCGGCTTTCACCTGTACGCCCATTTCACGCAGCGGATTGAGCACACGGCCCATCGGACGCGATGTCAGTGATGCATCACCGATAAAGGTTGTCGTCATGTCGTAAGTGCCGACAAGGCCCATGGTCAGGCGGGCGCCGGTTCCGGCATTGCCGAAATCGAGCGGTGCTTCAGGTTGCAACAGGCAGCCATTGCCAACACCGTTGATGACCCAGATATCGCCGTCTTTGCGAATCTTGGCGCCCATCGCCTGCATGGCGCGGCCGGTATTGATGACATCTTCGCCTTCGAGCAGGCCGGTGATGCGGGTTTCACCCGAAGCAAGGCCGCCGAACATGAAGGAACGATGCGAGATGGATTTGTCACCCGGAATGCGGATTTCGCCCGTTAAAGCCTCCGAGCGGCGGGCGGTTGCAGGTTTCGGGGTAGCGGAATGGGACATGGATTCTTCACTGTCTCATTTTGGCGTTATTCACGCTGGATTAATCAAAGCGGCAGCTTCCTAGCACATGAACGGGGCGGGGTCATCCGCGAATACGTCTTTAAAGAGAGCTCTCTTTAAGACTATCGGGGCTGCAACGAGTCTTTAGCTTTGACAAAAGCTGCAAATTGCGTTTATGCACCGAACAACACCGTAAGGCGCGCCTTACGCCTTCTCTCGACCGTTTATGGTTATTGAGTATGATGGCGAGCAACATGTATGTAGTCATGGCAGGCGCGGTTGAATGAATTTGTGTCCCCGGGTGAACAAGTGGCGGAAATGCTGCAAGTGCTACGGGGGAAACATCAGGCGTGGAGTGCCACAGGCACGACAGGGATAAAAACTCACGAGGCTAAACGTGGCAAAAACTGAACTTGGTACCAAGCGCATTGACCCGGAAACGGGCAAGAAGTTTTACGACCTCAATCGTGATCCGATTGTTTCGCCTTACACCGGCATTTCCTACCCGCGTTCGTATTTCGAAGCGACCGTAGCAGAAAGCCGTGCGGTCGAAGAGGAAACCGAAGAGGAAGAACTGGATACGGCACTCGAAAAGCCGGAATTCGTTTCCCTTGAGGACGCGGACGACGAATCGAAGGGTGGCGAAGATCTTCCGGATATCGACGACGATGTCGATCTGGGCGACGACGATGAAGACACCTTCCTTGAAGAAGAGGAAGATGAAGACGACGACATGTCGGGCATTCTCGGCGGCGGCGTCGGTGGTGAAGACGAAGAAGGCTGATCGTCTTCTTCACCAAGCTTTTTTGCAGGGCGGTCCAGTGGGCCGCCCTTATGCATTTAGGCGGGTTAACGGCAATGTTCTGTTCCAGATTGCGGGGCGAATCTGCACAACCGGCAAATTAATTTGCCCGATACGAAAAGAGTTGCGATTTAGCTCTTGATCTTCTGTAACGAGCCATTTAATAAGCCGCCACACCGGACAGAAATTCCTGTCTGGCCCACCTCGAAAGAGGTCTGATGGGGCCATAGCTCAGCTGGGAGAGCGCTTGCATGGCATGCAAGAGGTCAGCGGTTCGATCCCGCTTGGCTCCACCAAATTTTCCAAATCATTTATATCGAGATTTACGATAGAGCATTGTACACGACCGAATGGTCGCAGGGGTTGTAACGCATCTCGACTTTTCCCAAAAAGTTGCTACTGACATATCAATGAAGTAAAACTCTGCGATACGTTGAATGAAAAGACTTTCTGATTTCGACGGTATGCGATTTTTATTGTGTATCGGAATCGCGCTCTTTCATTATTCTTTTCGGATTTCCGTAAAGAACGACGCTATCCAAAATATTATATTAACATTTGCTTATTTTACGGATATCTTTTTCATTGTATCCGGTCTTTTCCTCGGGCGGCGTCGCAATTATGTTTGGGGTGCTCGCCACTATGCAGGCTTTGTAGGAAGGCGCTTGGCGCGCATCTATCCGCTTCATGCCGTGGTGTTTTCCTGCTTCGCTCTCATATCCGTTCTGACCGCCTGGGGCATGTTGCACCCCTCTACACAGCCGAACATGAGCTGGTGGACCGGGTTTGCGCAATTGCTGCTGATTCACAATTGGGGGATGGGGCAGACCTTCTCCTATAATTATGTCAGTTGGTCGCTCAGCGCGCTTTTCATGATGTATTTGTGCTTCCCCTTATTTGATATTCTATGCAAGCGGCTGGGAGGCTGGCTTCTCGTTATTATTGTCGCTGCAATCATTGGCGGTGATTATCTGGCGCGATTACTTGGCGCATCATCGCTCACCCGAATCCAGTTTGCCGATGTTGGTGTGTTCCGTGCTCTGCCGTCATTCCTTTTCGGTATGTGGCTTGCGAGACGCGAGCAGAGCGCTTTGCCAAAGTGGCTTATCAAGATCGCGCTTGCAGCCTGCATGATCGTGTTTCTGTTCTATCACCCGTCGGGTAGTGATACTGATACTGCAACGCTGGAAGGGCCAAAACGGCTCCTCTTCCTCTACTTCTGCATGTACATGCTTTATGCCGCCAGTACACAGCAACTCTATACGCCGTTGCGATGGAGCGGCTTTGTCCAGCTCGCCCGCTACAGCTTTGGAATCTTCATTCTGCATCCGCTGATCGGACTTTTTTTCTTCAATGCACTGCCTAAAAGCTGGGGGCAGAATACGCTCGAAGCAGTTCTGCTGATCGGTGCAGGCGTTCTGGTAAGCATCGGGGCAGCCATCGTCGCTTATCATTTTTTCGAAAACCCGGTTAATCGCTGGCTGGTGGCAAAGATTAATGCTTGGGAGAACCGGACGCCTGATATCGTTGTGGAAACGGCTTCTCCCACACAGTCAGCCTGACAGAACGCCAACCCCAGATAGCGTTAATTTAGAGCGCATCCCGAAAAGTGCGAAGCGGTTTTCGAAACAAGATGTGCGTAAAAACAAATGTATAGAGCATTTCCAATGACCCAATCAAAACAGGAAATGCTCCAAATGGGCGAAGATCCGCTGTTTGATATCCCAATTGAACTGCTTTTCAGAAGTTGCATTATTATCAGTCATCGTTGACCCGATATTTATCGGCAACCCAAAACGATGCACCAGCAATATGGATTTCATTATAAGTTATTGATCGGTTGGCAAAACTGCCGATTTTTTTCAGAAAACAATGGGACAAGTAAGCAAGGCTCAGTTTGGGTACTGCTTCGTTTCCTTCATTAAAACCCGTGGACGTTTCCTCAACACTCCCATAGAAATTTGCCCACACATTGATGACTTGCGCTGCAAGTGATCGAGCATGATTCTGGGAGGAATGATGAATATCGAGGCCGTTTCCGCTGACAGCCAGCCATTGTGGCAACCTGATGCAAAACGCATTGCGGCAAGTAATCTGGAGCAATTCCGTTTGCGCGCAGAAAAGCTTACGGGGCAAGGTCTGGCTGATTATCAGGCCCTGCATCGCTGGTCGATTGAAGATCGTGCAGCTTTCTGGACACTCATCTGGGACTTTTGCGAGATCATCGGTGAACGTGGGGAAACAGCGCTGATCGATAAAGGTCATATGCGTGAGGCAAAATTCTTCCCCGGCGCTAAACTCAATTTTGCTGAAAATCTCCTGCGTCACAAAGGCGATGGCGAG
The Ochrobactrum sp. BTU1 DNA segment above includes these coding regions:
- the aroA gene encoding 3-phosphoshikimate 1-carboxyvinyltransferase, whose amino-acid sequence is MSHSATPKPATARRSEALTGEIRIPGDKSISHRSFMFGGLASGETRITGLLEGEDVINTGRAMQAMGAKIRKDGDIWVINGVGNGCLLQPEAPLDFGNAGTGARLTMGLVGTYDMTTTFIGDASLTSRPMGRVLNPLREMGVQVKAAEGDRLPLTLTGPKTANPISYRVPMASAQVKSAVLLAGLNTPGVTTVIEPVMTRDHTEKMLQGFGADLTVETDKDGVRHIRIVGQGKLTGQTIDVPGDPSSTAFPLVAALLVEGSDVTIRNVLMNPTRTGLILTLQEMGADIEIIDPRLAGGEDVADLRVKSSKLKGVTVPPERAPSMIDEYPVLAIAASFAEGETVMDGLDELRVKESDRLAAVARGLEANGVDCTEGEMSLTVRGRPDGKGLGGGTVATHLDHRIAMSFLVMGLAAEKPVTVDDSTMIATSFPEFMTMMPGLGAKIEVSEQQ
- a CDS encoding TIGR02300 family protein is translated as MAKTELGTKRIDPETGKKFYDLNRDPIVSPYTGISYPRSYFEATVAESRAVEEETEEEELDTALEKPEFVSLEDADDESKGGEDLPDIDDDVDLGDDDEDTFLEEEEDEDDDMSGILGGGVGGEDEEG
- a CDS encoding acyltransferase; this encodes MKRLSDFDGMRFLLCIGIALFHYSFRISVKNDAIQNIILTFAYFTDIFFIVSGLFLGRRRNYVWGARHYAGFVGRRLARIYPLHAVVFSCFALISVLTAWGMLHPSTQPNMSWWTGFAQLLLIHNWGMGQTFSYNYVSWSLSALFMMYLCFPLFDILCKRLGGWLLVIIVAAIIGGDYLARLLGASSLTRIQFADVGVFRALPSFLFGMWLARREQSALPKWLIKIALAACMIVFLFYHPSGSDTDTATLEGPKRLLFLYFCMYMLYAASTQQLYTPLRWSGFVQLARYSFGIFILHPLIGLFFFNALPKSWGQNTLEAVLLIGAGVLVSIGAAIVAYHFFENPVNRWLVAKINAWENRTPDIVVETASPTQSA